Proteins from a genomic interval of Acidimicrobiales bacterium:
- a CDS encoding peptidoglycan recognition family protein encodes MTLPDRLVTRKEWGAAGARARTAIKSTLGNTIHYEGPQMGSFAHSTCAAKVRGIQQFHMNKRGWADIAYTSVVCPHGSVFEGRWLGVRTAAQGTNEGNRTHYAHCYLSGKGDPLTDEARAAMHDVLAYFRANGSGDQLRPHQFWHSTECPGDPLLGFIQDKPQFLQQVTPQLEPGGIPGAVSFMPRPGGGGWVVASDGGVFATGTQFFGSRAGKGGPTVAGGASTPSGMGYWLVDVEGHVFTFGDAEFQGPFGQLTLNRPITAMAATPDGRGYWLFGADGGVFNFGSAPFHDSVSSLSLQADIRAGCAVQAAGRLGYLMAAGDGGAFAFPDKGAHGSMGDVVLHAPVVGVAATPTGEGYWLFAEDGGVFAFGDAPFRGVYAALSREWEQGRRRIIGGECTGDPADRSTWGYVLYSDRLPVERYRFEPGRKR; translated from the coding sequence ATGACCCTGCCCGATCGACTCGTCACCAGGAAGGAGTGGGGCGCGGCCGGCGCCCGCGCCCGCACCGCCATCAAGTCCACGCTCGGCAACACCATTCACTACGAGGGCCCGCAGATGGGCTCCTTCGCCCATTCCACGTGTGCGGCCAAGGTCCGGGGGATCCAGCAGTTCCACATGAACAAGCGTGGATGGGCCGACATCGCCTATACAAGCGTCGTCTGTCCGCACGGGTCGGTGTTCGAGGGTCGCTGGCTGGGCGTCCGCACAGCCGCTCAGGGCACCAACGAGGGGAACCGCACCCACTACGCACACTGCTACCTCAGCGGCAAGGGCGATCCCCTCACCGACGAGGCCCGGGCCGCCATGCACGACGTGCTGGCCTACTTCCGGGCCAACGGGTCGGGCGACCAGCTCAGGCCGCACCAGTTCTGGCACAGCACCGAGTGCCCGGGCGACCCGCTGCTCGGCTTCATCCAGGACAAGCCACAGTTCCTCCAGCAGGTCACGCCCCAGCTCGAGCCCGGCGGTATTCCGGGCGCGGTCAGCTTCATGCCCCGCCCCGGCGGGGGCGGCTGGGTCGTCGCCTCCGACGGCGGGGTGTTCGCGACCGGCACGCAGTTCTTCGGCTCCCGCGCCGGAAAGGGGGGTCCGACGGTCGCCGGCGGCGCCTCCACGCCTTCGGGCATGGGGTACTGGCTGGTCGACGTGGAGGGTCACGTCTTCACCTTCGGCGACGCCGAGTTCCAGGGGCCGTTCGGGCAGCTCACCCTCAACCGGCCGATCACCGCCATGGCCGCCACACCCGACGGCAGGGGTTACTGGCTCTTCGGGGCCGACGGCGGTGTCTTCAATTTCGGTTCGGCGCCCTTCCACGACTCGGTGAGCAGCCTGTCCCTGCAGGCCGACATCCGGGCCGGCTGCGCCGTCCAGGCCGCCGGGAGGCTCGGCTACCTCATGGCCGCCGGCGACGGCGGGGCATTCGCCTTCCCGGACAAGGGCGCCCACGGCTCCATGGGCGACGTGGTGCTCCACGCGCCGGTGGTCGGCGTCGCGGCCACGCCCACGGGCGAGGGGTACTGGCTGTTCGCCGAGGACGGCGGCGTGTTCGCCTTCGGCGATGCGCCCTTCCGGGGCGTGTACGCCGCCCTGTCCCGGGAGTGGGAGCAGGGCCGGCGCCGCATCATCGGGGGCGAGTGCACGGGCGACCCTGCTGACCGCTCGACCTGGGGGTACGTCCTCTACAGCGACCGGCTGCCGGTCGAGCGCTATCGATTCGAACCCGGCCGGAAGCGGTAG